The Methylocystis bryophila genome contains the following window.
GCGCGGATTTTTCTCGAAAGCTCCTTCACCTGGGCCGTGCCGGCTCTCTTGCGGCGGGGACGAGCGGGGCGATGGGCGTCAGCGTTTCAGGGGGCTTCCTCGGCTCGATCGGCGCTTCCACCTTGAACGTCGCTCCTTGCCCCGGCTGCGACTCGGCCTTGACGGTCCATCCGTGCTGTCTGCAAATCGCTCTGACAGCCGCGAGGCCAATGCCGTTGCCCGGAATGTTCGAATAAGACCGTAGTCTCGCAAAGGGCTCGAAAATATCCTCCGCTTGCGCGGGCTCGAAACCGATCCCCTTGTCCTGCACAAAAAGCTCAACGCCGTAACCTGCGTCATCGGAAGCCGATACAGTGACGTCAGGGCTTTCGCCGTCCTTGTGGAATTTTAGAGAATTGGTGATGAGATTGCTCAATAAGCGCATGAATTGCAACCGATCGGCCTTCACCTTGACGTTTTTGGCGACAAGATTTTGAATCTTCGCTCCGCTCTCGAGTATCGGCTCGGAAAGGTCATCCAAGACCTGATTGATCTCCTCCCGCACGTCGATGATCTCGAGATTCGGCGCGCTGGAAGACGACAGGCAATAGTCCAGCATGCCCGTCACGAGATCGCGTGCGCGCGCCGCCGAATGGCTCACCACTTCGCTGGCGTGCGCGGCCGTTGGTCCATCGCCCTCGGCCAACGCCGTTTTGAGAAGGGAGGCGAAGGCGGCGATCTTGCGCAGCGGCTCTTGAAGGTCATGCGAGGCCAGATAGGCGAAACGCGAAATCTTCTGATTGGCGGCTTCCAGCAGGCTCGCGCGCTCCCGCAGCTCCTTCTCGATCTGCTTATATTTCGTGATGTCGAACACAGTCACCGCCAGGAATGTGCCCGTCAGCGTGCGAATGGGGCTGACCCCCACGCGCAGGCTCAGTTCGCTCGAGTCTTTGGTCTTGCCCCTGATTTCCTGGTCGTCCCCGCTGATGAGCCGGACAGGGCTGTCGAGCTGCGGCAAAGCGAGCGTTTGATCCGAGGCCGAAGAGAAAATGATGTCGATGGGCTTGCCCACGAGCTCGTCGGCCGAATAGCCGAAGAGGGATTCGGCGGCGGCGTTGGCGAAAAGGATCTTGGCGTCGCTGCCGATGAGGAAGCGGCTGGCGAAAGACGTATCCACGAGCAACTGCAGCCAGGCGTAGTTTTCGCCATTCGCCATGCGCCTCTCCTTCGATCCCGCGGGGTTCACATAGGCGTCGGTTTTCGGGAGGGAACAGGCGCCGGGCTCCGCTTGATGAAACAGCTCAGCTTTCGTAGAAAGCCGGCCCCATTTGGCGCGCCACAGAATATCGCCGAGACGGACGCAAGCGCCGCGCGCGTCCGCGCGCTCGCCCACAAGGAAAACGCACGTGAGTCCAGCCTGCGGAATTGA
Protein-coding sequences here:
- a CDS encoding sensor histidine kinase — translated: MANGENYAWLQLLVDTSFASRFLIGSDAKILFANAAAESLFGYSADELVGKPIDIIFSSASDQTLALPQLDSPVRLISGDDQEIRGKTKDSSELSLRVGVSPIRTLTGTFLAVTVFDITKYKQIEKELRERASLLEAANQKISRFAYLASHDLQEPLRKIAAFASLLKTALAEGDGPTAAHASEVVSHSAARARDLVTGMLDYCLSSSSAPNLEIIDVREEINQVLDDLSEPILESGAKIQNLVAKNVKVKADRLQFMRLLSNLITNSLKFHKDGESPDVTVSASDDAGYGVELFVQDKGIGFEPAQAEDIFEPFARLRSYSNIPGNGIGLAAVRAICRQHGWTVKAESQPGQGATFKVEAPIEPRKPPETLTPIAPLVPAAREPARPR